ATGGTTATTTGTTACCTAAATTATTGAtgtaatttgtttgatttttccaCCCTGTATTTAGTATGGCAGAAGCTGGAAGAAGAGAATGATGATTTGTTCAATCATTTCCACCTCGGTAAACACATTTTCACTCTTATTTTCTGGTACTTTTTTTAAGTTTACCTTTTGCTATGATTGATGTCATAACCTGTATTGTTCAATTTTCTTTGAAGTGGTATCTTCCTTACTAGCAATAGttgtgaaaaataatttttcttattaggtTTTGATCAACACAATAATGTAGCAAATACTATCTAAATTATTCTTAATATGCTGTTAGCTCTACCGTGTACTTTTAGAAGAAGGTGGTTTAAGAAAATGGTTGGTTCTACTTTTCTAGTACTTGCTACAAATTCCTATTATTAGGGGtacaaaaaatatgaattttctgCAGACATTGGTTATTTATTCAGGGATACAAGTGAGCATTGCAGGTTTTTCTTGCCATCTATTCATTCTTGTTTACTTTTTAGTTTTACCACACttctacttttaaaattttacgtCTATGAAcctacttaaatactaatgaattttatatttttgaaattctagcACATTTAAAGACACCCGAACAAGAGGTGCTCTTGTATTTATTCTTGGATTCTGGATGCTGGATCTTGCCAACAATACTTTACAGGTAAGGTCAAAGAATTAGAATGTGCTTCTTTCTATTATCTTTATATTGATGAAAGAAagtaagttttttaaaaaaatattagtcatGGCATGTAATTCTAGCAATTAAAGCCATCTAGCATATTTTCTTATAAAATCAATTTGTTTGAAACAAGTCACAAtaatttgttttacttttttatgCTGAAGAATTATTATAGGAGAAGGGATCCTTAGGATGGCGTAGAACAACTCATGTGAAGGGTCTCTCAGAAGAATGAGGATTCTATCTTTTACAGAAGCatgctttttttttatcatatttgtaTTTTGTATAGGTTTTACTTGAAGTTAATGCTTATTTTTTGCTGATTGGTATTATTTATTTCTTACATGAACAAATGGTTCCCTTTCCTGACAAATAAAGCTTGCTGTGAAGCCTGTGCAATCTTAAGGTCGCATTTCTTGTTGCTGTGGTGGGTTACTATCTAATatcattttatatattgttagattatataaaaatatgtaaatttgATTGATCTAAGTTGTTTATTTCATACCAATTTGATttataaaatttgtttaaatttctgttaattctatactaattactacttttttaaagttaaataatttttagtttgattgatgtaattttttcaatcaataataGTAGTTTATAGCTGTTAAATaggtttagttttaattttaaattgtttgCAACCGTTCAGTTTgaagcaaaatttttttttgaaaatttagtttttgtgggggttttaaaccgccacaaaaattttcaaaagctgCCAAAATAATCAACTCAAAACCCCCCACAAAGTAGACAAAGAACCGCCATTAAATTATGTTCTGAGGGTTTTGCAAAACCACCACAAATAAGttcgtggcacctcaaattttggagGTTTAGGGAACTCCCActaactttttaaataaaaaaaaaccgccACAAATCAACTTGAATCTTGTAATATCcttcttattaattaattatattaatcttctattgcaatgcattttttatctactccacatattatcttttctatcttcttttactttttttaattgctctttttactttatttttaattatttattttacttttacttctcatatatagatttattataattcatcataGGTTCTTTTTGGatttaagtgattttttaggttatattttaccattgatgcttttattttgtttagtgtatttttttagtctgtgtttaatataataatctgtaaatatctattctattatataaaaattaaatttttgcacttaatgataaaaTTGTCGTAGCATGTTTCTGATGgtgttgtttttttatttcttttaactcattaaaatcattttattataataaattaattatatcaactaattgatttggttaattatttaaatatcatacaatttattataatttctatcaatcaattaattgtaattcaaattgaatgattattttgttacGAAATTATTATTTCTGAATCTATTTATgagtaatacatatattaattataatcacaaattaaactattttacattaaatgacttatataatggtcttctcatttattatcataaatgctTAATTAtgtaagtcattattacttttgatttagaattaaatgagaataaaaccaaagttactattttatttggcCTTTAGGGTTTAATGGATGTCACACTCAAATACAGTGACTTCCGGATTTTGGTCTCCAACATCTCAAATTAAAGCCACCTCCGTAACTCTTTTTCCATAAAAAGAATTACGATTCAACTCTATCAGGGATACAGAAGGTTTTCAAAGAACAAGGGAATGGTATGAATTTGCATGAGTTCTAAATGTTCGAACTTACGATGTTGATTCAGTTGGTTGTcattacgagaatgactctaatctatacgtgtctaaggactcgaatagattaaatattatttaagtaatttatttttaatattggtatttaattaaattagttttggagaaatttaaattgttgactcaatttatatattacaactattctttttgaatatattatttttacattttttgaaataatttttttctgatttttaaatttattttctttcttggatatatgtatcacctttttttctcattttatatttcagattagtaatgtaattatttagaaaaatgtatttaaaaaagaaaaaaaataaaaacatcactatttaaaaaaaagagagatacgTGAAAAAGGAAAaacgaaaaattaaaatattattattaaaaaaactatTAATATGCGTATGAATGGAGTCGAGAttgaggaatatatatatatggatataaaaaataaaaaattattgcacgattgtagaataaaaaataatcatatatataaaatgaaataattataacaaaaaataattaatatacgtGATTTAAATGCTTTTAATAATCGGTAACatagagtttaacaaaatataattcacatatttttttatttatgtatatgtatagaattttatatatatatatatatatatatagagagagagagagagagagatagaattatttaacaaaattgatatatacatatacataaataaaaatttattataatttcaaGAAATTAcatatgaattcttttttttctcaaataaatttattctaattatattacaattagctcattaataatgtatgattatattaatttaaaaaatatcttcattataattatatcaaattaagtttcaatgcgttattaaactacttatcaatcatcgatatttttaatcattctaattatatcaattgatatagttcgaattctcattcaagtgcaataattttattaggagatAGTTGATACACACATTAATAATGacccatttaatttgatatcaattagtgaataataataataataataataataataataataataataataataataataataataataataataataataataataataataataataataataataataataataataataacaataataataaaaggtcTACACGGTACATACATTATATTTtaaaaggtaaaatatattttaaaaaattaggataGCAATAATCATTTGtgattaatatcaatatcaataattaatttttataattatttttgtacaaCTAAAGGCTACATATAGTGTATCTTATATCATAGGGACACaagattaattagataacaaattgaattttaattaatatgttttattttctactcatatttttttattaattattttactttttatatttacagtaaatattgaatgtaaaaaaaataatattgaatgttatctattttatttatttagagtcataattaaatttgatataattataacaagtatctagaattaataataacatgatactataattttaagttgtataatataataaaaaatgtagCAATTTATGTATGCTTTCTATagagcaataatattatatatatttatatatcttatcttttagctctttcctaaaaatattggaatataattaatgtagataacatatatattgagtaactatgtctattgaattaatcataaaagttaataaaatctaatggtaTAAATTTTACCTAATTGTAGTAAATATCTCCATTGAAAATGTTTGCTAATTATTACCATGtataattagtatatatatatatatatatatatatatatatatatatatatatatatataagtaatagtgaattgttacaattatttatcatataGAAAATTCGTACCTCAAACATAAATcttcttctgtttattatttttcatacctatGGGCTACTAACTACGATTCTATCAACAGTGTTACGTTACATAtggtagattatgtaatgaaaaaggTTATAGAAAGTCCTATCCAAATTTGATAAGAACAAAATGACTTACATAGAAATAGTTCTCATGGatgataaggtaagttgattattttccatgattctttcaagtgatacTAAGTccattttataaatactttttgttcatattttaagtttatttgataagtaaacccttgTACGAATCAAAGATAATgtgattttatagatttataactgctaatagcctttatatttaatttgttttatagtgtGATAACAGCCAATATATTTGTTAGTggatttaactattactatattatttatgatcacaaTTAGTATATATATCTGATTTATTAAAGAAAATAGATTATTAAaaccgattaataactattttagagttaatccaattaacattagattaaaaaaaacaaacaaacaatgtataacatgttatttttttattaatcaaattattataattcaaattaatttaaaaacataatttaaaattataattttaattttatcacgtgcatggcatggATAATTACACTTATTaacttttataaactatttttaaaaagtaaaagctttaccaaattAAGCCTTAGTAAATTATTTTGGGTATATCATGCTAGGCTCTAGGTCAAGCGATTTAAAAGGAAGGACGGAAGTAAAAGTCCATAACTTCATATAAAAACTATTTGAGAAATTGAAGGCTCTATACACAGAACCCAATTTAAATTATATAGATAGATTTCTGAAAACACAAGCTACCTCACAAAAGTAAATTGAGTTTTATAGGTGAGTTTCACCCCCTTAAAGTTAGGGGCAAAGCCGAAAGATGCCCTAAAAATTAAGGAGCAAGAGGtaggtatatttatatatattgaaaattttagatatgcattttctttaaaacaaaataaaattcttcTAAGTCTATCAAAATTTGCGAAATTATTTcgaaatatatgaatattatattaattattattctttgatattttattattttaggattgttaaaaaataaataaataaaattatatatttacacttatatttatgtattttatatttttatactctatTACATATTTCGTTATCAATAAAAATGAGATAGGTATACAAATATCTCATTTACAAACAATGTTTATGTAAGATCAAAGACCTTTGAAAAAGGGTTATCATTAGCTAATTTTAAATTCAGTgtttctgtagctttaatttcagaaatttctctattaaagaaaattaaaacaagttttgatttattgaatttgaaataaattgagattattatccaattttacaatttttggattattttctatattcaaattataaagttggtagttgtaaaataataaggatttctatatgatttggattaaataattaatattttaaatattaatgttgctattttggaaaacagagaaattaattatattatttctaatttttagatttgggcattttattgaaaataatttgtaaaattgatgagcaaatagtattttccatatacaattagtgttggatttacattgggtttcaattactatactattcccaattttatgtaaaattaccataatgcccttaaccctaattttcaaaatgaaaccctaaaatcctaacctGGTTGCCCGGTTTCCCCATTAGCAACACACTCTCCCCCTTTCTTCAATTTGATGCGCAGCAGCAATGTTTTCCCTCTCTTCTAACAGCAGCAGCAACACTTCCCCCTTTTTCCTCAAACCAATACACTCAGCAACAGCAGCAAATCTTCCCCCCTTTCCCCAACAGATCGCAGCACGCACGGCCTCCCATTTCCATGAAAGAAAGGAACTGAGACAAAGAAGGAGAGGGAGATTGAGATGCAGCAGGGGAGAGGCGAAAGGAAGCTCACCGCATTGCCGTCGCCTCGCCGCCGCGCCAACGCGTCCTACCGTCGCCGCCGTTGCTAGTCGAAGGGAGAAGAAGGATCTGTTCGCGCTGTCACCACGCGGTTGCTGAGCCATGCCGTCGCTGCCATTGCCAACTGGTCCTTGGAGCCTGAACCATGCCTCTGTCACCGAACCAGAGGAGCGCATCCTTGCTGAGTCGCCGCCATCTTGCCTCTGCCGGCGAgtacgaagagagagagagagagcgcgaCAGAGGAGCCCCATTGAAGCCGGTCACTGCTGCTGAGAGACCATCGCTGCTGCCTCCGTTTTCCACCGCAGATGCCTTCGGCGCTGCCACTAGAAGGTTGCAGGAGTTAGTTAGAGCTGCCAATCTGCTGCTCTGCGGTGCCTAGATGAAGCTTCTACATTGTTACTACCGGAGGAGGAGGAAGCCTTGCCGCTGTTCTGGTCGCCAGGAGCAGTCCTGTGGCCACCGGAACCACCGCCAAAAATGCCGCCGCTTGGCTCAGTCACTTCTCCTTAGTCGCGGTAAGAGTTATATTCCGGAGCCCTTGAAATCTGCACCTTATTATATTTGGGTAGGAATCTTAAGGTTTTAATAACGTAGGGCTGAATTCGAGTTGTGGCATGTCACGGCTAGAGTTGTTGTTGCTATTGCGAGTAGTTGGAGCTGAGGCTGCCTCTGCCGATGGAGAAGgctctgccggtaagggtttttaaATTTGTTGTTTCAGTCATTTTGAGTTTCGAAAAGGTTTTGATGCTGTGTGGTTATTATAGTTGACCCACCGGAGCCTCTGGCCGCTACCGGAGTTGTTGCCGGGTCGGTCTGGAATCGCAGCTGTCTCATTTGGTTATTTCGGTAAGTAGCTATGTTTCGAAAGCCCTGCGTTAGTGTCTCGTATGTGTACTAAAGCCCTTACGGTATTAATGTCCTTAGAGtttagtaactgaggttgcttgttgtaatttagagctgtttatgatgctgcgaa
The sequence above is drawn from the Arachis hypogaea cultivar Tifrunner chromosome 4, arahy.Tifrunner.gnm2.J5K5, whole genome shotgun sequence genome and encodes:
- the LOC112797157 gene encoding uncharacterized protein isoform X1, whose amino-acid sequence is MKLLHCYYRRRRKPCRCSGRQEQSCGHRNHRQKCRRLAQSLLLSRGLNSSCGMSRLELLLLLRVVGAEAASADGEGSAVDPPEPLAATGVVAGSVWNRSCLIWLFRIWTQKSRRVYLVVVEMLYIALAYYLLYPRLYLNIFCKRGRDCIG
- the LOC112797157 gene encoding uncharacterized protein isoform X2, whose protein sequence is MKLLHCYYRRRRKPCRCSGRQEQSCGHRNHRQKCRRLAQSLLLSRGLNSSCGMSRLELLLLLRVVGAEAASADGEGSAVDPPEPLAATGVVAGSVWNRSCLIWLFRAVYDAAKMCGTVL